In a genomic window of Scyliorhinus torazame isolate Kashiwa2021f chromosome 5, sScyTor2.1, whole genome shotgun sequence:
- the LOC140421682 gene encoding leucine-rich repeat and immunoglobulin-like domain-containing nogo receptor-interacting protein 1 encodes MKLMRPWGRTLLLAVRPPLLPLLLLLGTGLGCPSDCLCWSPNRTVSCSSRGLESLPRGIPAGTRALDLSDNRLERLDWGPGRGLSRRLEELELGHNRLRELEAGALGGLERLQRLGLGHNLLRYLQPGTLRGLAALRSLELAGNPLLLLGDHTFRGLAALRTLSLGSPELAWAGPRAWAGLSGLNQLTVRGAALTWPPGAALSPLLNLTALRLLAFPKAAALPGRPFQDLSRLRLLEIDSWASLAQLGPDCLQGLNLVWLSITRCNLSTVPYASLRTQAYLRFLNLSYNPISAIRGALLQHVTRLEELRLVGGRLRIIHDAAFRGLVYFRLLDVTANQLASLPAAAFRSLASLQSLGLGLNPLACDCRLLWIVRRRHRLRFLGPQPPTCASPPPLRGRRLPEAAGSFPASTFSCRRPRIRDKRPQRLQAREGQTVTLRCSADGQPPPLILWLNPRRQRLGHPEAGMSLPGGLGLVSENLGLNPEDRGLLPGRPDPSLPPAPPLLSGPAVGRSRLLPDGSLQITSVRRMDSGTYRCVARNAGGNDTASASLQVRPLSLQELGLAGRSDTRAKAGLRPGYPFDTHTLLVATTMGFASFFTVVSLCFTLLFIWSRASGPIKHNNIHVDFVPHAGGGGRGGDGDDAKFNMKVV; translated from the exons ATGAAGCTAATGAG GCCGTGGGGCAGGACGTTGTTGCTGGCAGTGaggcctcctctcctccccctgctcctcctcctgggtACGGGGCTCGGCTGCCCCTCAGACTGCCTCTGCTGGAGCCCCAACCGGACAGTGAGCTGCTCGTCCCGGGGGCTGGAGTCGCTGCCGCGGGGGATCCCGGCTGGCACGCGGGCGCTGGACCTAAGTGACAACCGGCTGGAGCGGCTGGACTGGGGCCCGGGACGGGGCCTGAGCCGCCGGCTGGAGGAGCTGGAATTGGGCCACAACCGGCTgcgggagctggaggccggcgcccTGGGCGGCCTGGAGCGGCTGCAGCGCCTGGGCCTCGGCCACAACCTCCTGCGCTACCTGCAGCCCGGAACCCTCCGCGGCCTGGCCGCCCTGCGCAGCCTGGAGCTGGCTGGCAACCCGCTGCTGCTGCTCGGCGACCACACCTTCCGCGGCTTGGCCGCCCTGCGCACCCTCAGCCTGGGCTCCCCCGAGCTGGCCTGGGCCGGCCCGCGAGCCTGGGCCGGCCTCAGCGGCCTCAACCAACTCACCGTCCGTGGTGCCGCGCTGACCTGGCCACCCGgtgctgccctctcccccctcctcaacctgaccgccctccgcctgcTGGCCTTCCCCAAGGCCGCCGCCCTGCCCGGccgccccttccaggacctctccCGCCTCCGCCTGCTGGAAATCGACTCCTGGGCCTCACTGGCCCAACTAGGCCCCGATTGCCTCCAGGGCCTCAATTTGGTTTGGCTCTCAATCACCCGCTGtaacctcagcactgtcccctatgCCAGCCTGAGGACTCAGGCCTACCTGCGCTTCCTCAACCTCTCCTATAATCCCATCAGTGCCATCCGCGGAGCGCTGCTGCAGCACGTAACCCGCCTGGAGGAGCTGCGATTGGTGGGCGGCCGTCTGCGCATCATCCATGACGCCGCCTTCCGCGGCCTCGTCTACTTCCGGCTGCTGGACGTCACGGCCAATCAGTTGGCCAGCTTGCCGGCTGCTGCCTTCCGCTCGCTGGCCTCCCTCCAGAGCCTGGGCCTCGGCCTCAACCCGCTGGCCTGCGACTGCCGCCTGCTCTGGATCGTCCGCCGGCGCCACCGCCTCCGCTTCCTGGGCCCCCAGCCGCCCACCTGTGCCTCCCCGCCGCCCCTCCGCGGCCGCCGCCTGCCCGAGGCCGCCGGCTCCTTCCCTGCCAGCACCTTCAGCTGCCGCCGGCCCCGCATCCGCGACAAGAGGCCGCAGCGGCTGCAGGCCCGAGAGGGCCAGACAGTCACCCTCCGCTGCTCGGCCGACGGCCAGCCGCCGCCCCTCATCCTGTGGCTCAACCCACGACGCCAGCGGCTGGGCCACCCCGAGGCGGGGATGAGCCTCCCCGGGGGCCTGGGCCTAGTATCTGAAAATCTGGGCCTGAACCCCGAGGACCGCGGCCTCCTCCCTGGACGTCCGGACCCCAGcctgccccccgcgcccccgcTCCTCTCCGGCCCCGCTGTGGGCCGCAGCCGCCTCCTGCCGGACGGCAGCCTGCAGATCACCTCGGTCCGCCGCATGGACTCCGGCACCTATCGCTGTGTGGCCCGCAACGCCGGCGGCAACGACACGGCCTCGGCCTCGCTACAGGTGCGGCCGCTCTCGCTACAGGAGCTGGGACTGGCTGGGCGCTCCGACACCCGGGCCAAGGCCGGCCTACGGCCCGGATATCCCTTCGACACCCACACGCTGCTGGTGGCCACCACCATGGGCTTCGCCTCCTTCTTCACCGTGGTGTCGCTCTGCTTCACTTTACTCTTCATCTGGAGCCGGGCCAGCGGGCCCATCAAACACAACaacatccatgttgactttgtgccGCACGCGGGCGGGGGCGGCAGAGGTGGCGACGGGGATGACGCCAAATTCAACATGAAGGTGGTCTGA